One Gemmatimonadaceae bacterium genomic window, GGCGCGACGAAGTCCGTGCATTCTCCGTGGCCACTCAGGCGCGGTCGTGGCTCGACCTCCTCGGCAACATTCATCAGGACGGTCATCCCATCATCTGGTACGCAATTCTTCGGATTGGATATGCGGTGACCCAATCGACACTCGTCCTTCCCGTTGCTTCACTATTGATAGCGTGGGCAGCCGCATTTCTGATCCTGCGATTCGCCCCGTTTCCCGTCGGGATTCGACTGCTCGCGGTTTTCGGTGCATTCCTTGGCCACGAATTCAGCGTCGTGTCCCGAAATTACGGGATTGGCGTTCTGTTTATGGTGGTGGCCTGCATCTTTTTTCCGGCGAGGCGCGAGCGACCGATTCGCCTCGGAATTGTTCTCGCGCTGCTGGCGAACACGAGCGTCCACGCGGCCCTGGCCGCCCTGCTGCTGGGCTTCGTATGGGTGGGCACGGACGTTCTCCATCAAACCTCCCGTCCTGCGCTCACGCGTCCTGCGTCCCTCGTCGCGCTGGCGATTGGAGTAGTCGGCACCGCGTTCGCGCTGTGGAGTGCGCACGTTCCGCCAGACATGACTTATGCCGTGTCGTTGAGTCAACTGCTTCCGGATAAATGGGGGGCCATTCCGCTGGATCCAGCCGCTGGCTTGATGGGATTTCAGCTCGCCAACATCGCGGCGACAGGCGAGCTTCCGTGGGCTCGCGTCGGTATCGATCCCACCTTCGCGTCTCGCGTGATCGTCGACGTCGCCTTACTTGGCATTCTGTGGTCACTGCGGCGGAATCTCATCTGCCTGGCTGCTGCGCTCCTGGCGATCTTCGCCTTCGAGCTGATTTTCCGACTCGTGTATTCAGGATCACTGCGCCACGAGGGAATGCTTGCATTCCTCCTGATATCGCTCGTCTGGATCGCATGCGAAGAATTCCGAGCGCGTCCGGCATCACTGCGGCGGGCGATGGCGCTGGGGTTGTTGCCGCTCCTCCTTTTTCAGGCGGCAGCTCTGCCCGTGGTAACACGCCGGGTGCTCTTGTATCCCAGTTCTTCCAGTAAAGAGTTCGCCACACTGATCGATCGTAGTCCTGCCTGGCGCGACGCCATTCTTGCCGGAGAGCCGGACTACATCATGGAAGCCATGCCTTACTATGTCGGGAACAGAGTGTTCATGCCGCGTCAGCGCGCTTTCGACTATCGTGTCTACTTCGATCGTGGTGCGAGACGCAAGCTCAACCTGCGCCTCGGAGGGCTGATCGATATGGCGGACAGTCTGAGCTGCGCCACCGGGCGGCCGGTTCTCCTGGCGATCGGATACGCCGAGGTTCTTTCCGATTCTGCCGGCGAAGCGCATCCCGGCTACCCGGGAACGGTGTTCCGGTGGGACACAGCGGAGCGGGCGCGGCTGTTCGCCGAGGGAAAGCTCGTGGGCTCCTTCGTGCAGTCTACGGGGGATGAGAACTACTCGGTCTTCGAGTTCCGCCCCCCTGCGTGCGGCCGCGACCGGCAACGCCAGACGCAGCCAACGTGACCGAAGCCGAGCGAGCTACCCGCCTTGGCCCTCAGGCACTACATCCAGTCTGGATGCAGGCTGAGCCCCTGTGGATTGCCGCACTGGCGCTTCTCATCATACTGCCCGGCTATCAGTTTGGCCCGGGGTTCATTCAGTTTTTCGGAAGAGGAGGGCGAAGAGAGACGGTCGAGTGGCTAACCTATCTCTCCGTTCTAGCTGGCCTGCCGACGGGCGCATTTGTGATAGTGCGCCTTCTGCCGCGCGCGACTTCGTCACGCGTGCAGTCAATCGTCAAGATGGCACTGCTGTTCTTTGTAGTAGCCGAGAGCGCCGTGTACGTCGCCGGGTCTCAGTGGCAGGCGATTGGAGCGGCTGCCGTGCTGTCGCTGGTCACTGTCGCATCGGTCGCCAGGGCTGATGACCGGAATGATTCCCAGCCCGTAATGCATCCGGATACCCTCAGTTGGATCGTACCGATCCTGGTCGGCACGAGCGCCTGGATGAGCGCCGGGTCGCTCGTCTCGTGGTCTGATGCCACGCGGTGGTTCCTCGCGAGCCCCGGGCGCTTTGCGGTATTCGTCCTGGCATTTGCAATTTCGGTCCTCGCCATGCGGGCGATCTTTCGCTCGTCCGCGAAGCCGAGTTCGGGCAGGGTAGCGAAGCTTTTCACTCTTCTGGGGGTTGTGCTCCTTCTCGCGCTGAGCTTTCGCACCAATCCGGTCCTCGAGTTTTATCACTGGGCCTTCTACGTCGGGCCGATGCAGGAGCTGCGGCAAGGCGGCTGGCTGCTCTGGGATGCTCCGGCTCAGTACGGCGTTCTCAGCATTCTCATTCCCACTCTATTCCCCGGAAATGCCTGGCAGTCCTTCCACCTGTTCCAGTCCCTGTGCAACGCCGTCGTCGCGCTGCTCATGTTCTGGGCGCTCGGCGCCACAGGATCCTCGACCACCCGGATAATTCTTGCAACCGCTCTCACTGCAACGACGCTTTTCTTCCGGCCGAGGGAGGGGCCGGTGCTGATCGCCGGGCAGATGACGCCGTCAGGTGGGCCGGTACGGTTTATATGGCCTTTCGTCATGCTTGCCTTCGTTTTCCGCTACTACCGCAAGACGACGAACCGGGGCGGCCGCGATGATCGTGCAGATTCGCGTTTCGAGATTTGGGGTCATCTCATCTGGCTGGGATCGGTTTGCTGGTCGGTGGAGGCGGGCGTCTACTGCTCCGCGGTGTGGTTTCCGGTATATGCCCTGTTCCTGATGCAGCGAGCGTCCCATGATGTGCGGAGTGGCCCGAGCCGGGCAAACGCCGCCCGCCGGATTCTGCGGTCCATCGCGTTCCCGATAGGCGCACTGGTGTTGATCATCGGCGCCGTCTCAGCGTTCTACCGCTTCACGCTTGGTCACTTCCCCGACTGGATGGGTTATTTCGAGTACGCCCTGCTGTACAGCGGGGGCTTTCGCGCCCTGCCGATCGATCCGTCGGGCTCGGTGTGGTATCTGCTGACCATCTTCCTCGCAATCTCCACGGCCGCGGTGATCTATCTGCTCAGGGATCCGCATCATCCACGGGTCATGGTCCTCGCCGGCGCGTGGAGCGGAGTGTGGGCAATCAGCAGCTACTTCGTTTCGCGGAGTCACCCCGCAAACCTGCTGAGCATCGCCACGTTCCTCATCTTTGCGGCGGCGATCACCCTCCGCATGATCGCCGATCAGCCTCCGGAATCGTGGCATGGGCTGGTCCGCGTCGCTGTTCTTCCGATGTTCGTCACGCCGGTCGCACTGACGCTTGGTCATCCTTCATTTGTGCGTGAGATCACGACGCCTCAACTTTCCTACAGCTCGTTCACCGAGCAGATTCCTTTGATGGAGCTATCGTTGAATGAGCTGTTGCTCGAGGCGGGAGCGAAGCCGACGGATCCCGTAGTTAGAATAGGGGACGGCCGGCTGATGCTTCCGGCGTGGCGGCCGCGGGACCCGCGGGGCGCGAAAGTTGTGAGCCCCTATTCATGGCTGCCGAAACAGTACGAGATTATCGGCACCTTGCCGCCCGACGGGCGGCAGAAATACATCGACCGTATTGCCCAGCATCTCCAGTTGAGCGGTTGGCTCATTCACAGCAAGGCCGGTGGCATTCAAGACTTCGACAAGCAGCTCTCCGACATTCAAAGAACGCACGTCGAGACCAAGCGCTTCGAGAACAAGGATTGGATCGTATCATGGCACCAGCTCAAACACTGATGGCTGATCCCGTGCAACCAGTAATCTCTCTAGTGGTGCCGTTCTACAACGAGGAGCTCGTCATCGACGAGTTCCGCTCATGCATCGTCCCGGTTCTCGAAGCGACCAATGAGCTGTTCGAAGTGATCTGCGTCAACGACGGCAGCCACGACCGCACTGCGGAGATGCTCGACGCGATCTGCGCGGAAGATCCGAGATTCAAGGCTGCGCATTTCTCCCGAAATTTCGGGCACCAGGCCGCAGTGACTGCGGGGCTTCATATCGCGAGGGGGAGATGCGCGATCGTCCTAGACGCCGATCTACAGGACCCTCCGGAGCTAATCCGCTCGCTCCTCGCAAAATGGCGGGAGGGCTTCGACATCGTCTACGCGCAAAGGCGCGCGCGGGCGGGCGAAGGGCGGATGAAACGGGGGACCGCTTTTTTGTTCTATCGGACCCTGGCGAAGCTGACTGAAATCGAGATTCCCGTCGACACCGGGGATTTCTGCCTGATCGACAGGAGAGTCATCGACATACTGAACGCGATGCCTGAGCATAATCGGTATATTCGCGGACTCCGCGCCTGGGTTGGTTTTCGGCAGGCGGCAGTCGAGTTCGACCGCCGGGAGCGCTACGCCGGCGAATCGAAGTATCCTCTCCGGCGAATGGTTCGCCTCGCACTCGATGGGGTCTTTTCACTCTCGTGGGCTCCACTTCGAATGGCGATCTGGCTCGGATTGCTTTTGGCAGCGACAAGTCTGATTGTCGCGATAGTGCTGCTGGTCAGAAAAATGACGGGGACGTACGAGACCGCCGGCTGGGCCTCGATGATCGCCATTGTCCTCTTTCTTGGCGGAGTGCAGCTCGTTTGCATCGGAGCCGTCGGCGAGTACATCGGACGCATCTACGACGAAGTAAAGCAGCGTCCTCTTTACATAATTGCGCGCACGAGCGGACTCTAAGCCGGTCAACGACAACGCAATGCTCTTTCCGGTCTTTGACTGATCGTCAGGGTTGAAAAAATACACCACCGGGATAGAGTGTCCTCCGCGCCAGTGACCACGCCTCGAGCCCTGCCGGAGAACCAGGAGCGCGACGACCGGACGACCATCGCCGTTTTCGCGACAGTCATGGCGACGACCATCGCTGCCTTGTACTACCTGGGCAGATGGGGATTCGACAACCCGGTTTGTCCAGTCCTGACAACCCTCGGGCTGTCGTTCTTCATCACGGTTGCGCCGCTCGTTGTCTGGAGATTGGTCACGCAGAGTCATTACGCCGAGCCCGAGCCGTGGTGGCGGACCCAGCCAGCGCTGACGCTTGCCGCGCTTGGCCTGACGGCACTGGCGGGAATGCTCGTGCCCGCGACGGGATGGAACGCAATGGTTGTCTTAGGCGTCGCCGGCTTCGCGTCGGCTCTCGTGGCCGTCGTAATCTGGATGAGACACGGGGGGAAGGGGACGAACCTCCTTTTTCTGATGGGCGCCATTGTTTTTGCGACGTGGGCATGCGGTGTCGCGTGGAGCACGCGCTACAAGACTCCGGTTTTCTGGGAGACCCTCGAGTACCAGGCCAACGTCCATCACGACCCGCTCTACAATGTCAGCATGGCGAATACCATGCGGACCTACGGCATGCCGAGCACGGGTCTCGACGGATTTCCGTACACTCCGTACCACTACGGCGCGGCCTGGCTCAATTCGCAGTGGGCGTACCTCGCCAATACCGACGTGCTGGAATTCTACTCGCTCGGCCCACCGGTAATCGTCATCCCGCTCTTTTTTTCCGCGATTCTGATGCTGGCCGTGGAGGTGCGGAAAGCCTGGCGATCCTCAGTTGCGGACGTCGAGCGACCGCTCAGATCCGATTACGCTGCGTGGATTTTTCTCATCGCTGCGACAGTTGGCGTGATTCCGACGTCCGGCCTCGACGCAATGGGAATCTGGAATCAGCACGCCTTGATCTCGGAATCTTATGTCATCGGCATCCCCGTATTCCTCCTGGTGATGGCGACAACGATAGGGTTCTGGCGCCGAAAGGTAAGCTCGCCTCGTCCGGACGATGTCGTGTTCCTTCTCGTCTTCGCACCGGCGATGCTCGTTGCCCTGGCCTTCCTGAAGATCTCTCTGATGGTGCTTTTCCTCTGCGCAGGATTCGCACTCCTGCTTCTTGGCCGGCTGTACCGCGACCGTTGGCTCGCCGCTTCTGCGGCGATCTGCGTGGCGGTGTCGGTTGTCGCGTACAAGCTCGTGTCGGTTGCCGCGCAGAATCAGGGCCTTGCTCCTTTCGCATACATACGCTTCTCCGGCGTGAACACCGAGTGGTGGCCGTATTTCATTCTGATCCATCTCTTCTGGAGCTGGCTCTACATCTATCTGAGGTTGCGGGAGGAGAAGCTGAACGATGTTGGAGCGATCAGGCAGGCCGTGCTCGAGGGCAGACTCACAGATGTAGTGGTGATGGCGACCGTCGCCGTCGCTGGGTTCCTGCCGGGCGAGCTGGTCGACATACACGGTGGTTCCGCAATCTATTTCTCGGACGTTCAGCGCTGGCTGGCGATCGCGCTTCTCATGGCGTCAGCTCCGCGGTGGTTGGCGCAGGTGCGGGCAAACCGTGAAGCGGCTTCCGGCGAAAGGCGGTCGTTGGGGAGCATCCGGCTGTCCCATCTTTGGATCGCCGCGCTGATCCTTCCGATTAGTATCACGTTGATACTAAATGTGATTCGTGCCCCGATGACTGCGTTGCGCGCCAACGTCGCCCTCCGCCAAGCGTTCTACGCCCAAGCGGGCATAGCGGGCTCCGTCGGCATTCGTTCGCTCGCCGATTCCCGGCTGCTAGCGATCGGACTGCACCGGTCCCCCGCCTACAAGCTCATCGCCGCCCTTCGCGACCTCGACCGTATGCCACCGGCAATCAAGCGCCGGACTCTTCTCTTCATCCCGCAGTCGTACGGCGCCTTCTGGCGAATCTGGAAAGGCGAGCGCGGCCGCTGCTCGTACACGCCGATGATCGCTCCGGCAACTTCTGGCCTCGCGTTACTCGATGGAATGCCACCGGTCGACTGTGACGTGACGGACCAGTACGGGATGCTCCGCTACCACCGCCGCACGGTCCCGCAGACTCCAGCAGATGCGGCACCAGCCGCGCTGTGCGCAAAAGCCCGCGCTAAGGGCTTCCCGAGAGTCGTTGTGCTGAACGGCTCACCGTCCGGGGAGGTGAGTGTGAAGACCGTCGACTGCGGCGTGCAAGCGAGCTCGCCGGCCAGCGAATCGTCAGACAGGATTTCTCGTTTCCCCACGCACAGGGAAACCGCCGGCCTCAGTCACAGGCGGTGACTCCGGCATGGTGATCCTTCCGCTCGCGGCGCTGGTCGCACTGATCCTCGGACAGCGGACCGCGTCTGGAAGTATGCGGGAGGCGATTTTGCGCGGATCGGTACTCTGGGGATTCGCGCTCGTGTTGCTGACCGAGGTGCTGAGCGTGATGACGCTCCTGACGAGCTGGTCGGTCGCTGCGGGATGGGCCGCTGTACTTACCGTCGCGCTGATCTGGATGCGGCGTCGGAGTACATCGACGACCACCGCGACGGTTGCGTGGCGCGTCTGGCGAGACGATGCGGGTGCACTCTCTCTCGCGCAGATACTCGCGATCATCGTCGTGGCTGTCGTTACTCTGGCGCTCGCGCTGCTCGCTGCCCCAGCGACCGAAGATTCGATGGTCTACCACCTGCCGCGCGTGATGCACTGGATTCAGGACCGCAGCGTCGCGCCGTATCCGACACATATCGCGCGTCAGCTCTGGCCAAGTCCGGGCGGTAGCTTCGTCGCGCTGCATGGCCAGCTTCTAACCGGGAGCGACCGCTCGGTGCCCGTCGTACAGTGGCTTGCATTCATTGGCGACATCGTTCTAGCGAGCCTGGTGGCGAAAGAGCTCGGAGCGAAGAGGAAGGGCCAGCTGTTCGCCGCCTTTTTTTTCGCGCTTCTTCCCCCCGCGGTCGCACAGGCGTCCGGTGCGCAGGTCGAGCTCATTGCGGCGTTCTGGTTCGGAAGCGCTGTCGTGCTTGGCCTCCAGATGATGAACGACAGAGAGGAGACCAGGAGTTGGTTGTCGGTTTTCCTGCTCGGCGCAGCCATTGGGCTGGCAATACTGACCAAGACAACTGCCTTTATTTTTTTAGCGCCCTTCGTCCTTTGGTATCTGGCCACTGCCATTCGCCGCGGTCCGGGCCGCGCAATCGGCAGCTGGGTAGTGGCCGGATTCGTTGCGCTTGCCTTGAACGCACCGCACGCAGTCCGCAACCTCGCGACGTATGACAATCCCCTCGGAAGACGCGGTGGATACGGCCTGGTAAATTCGGAGTTCTTCCCGGCCGGATTCATCTCGAACGTAGTACGGAATACATCGCTGCACTTCGGTACCAGATCGCCGCGTGCAAATCTCGCAGTCTACAGCTCGGTCATTGGAGTCCACAGACTTCTCGGCGTGAGTGCTGATGATCCGCGGACTACTTTTCCGGGATTGCGCTATAAGCCAGTGCGGATGGAGTACGCGGAGCAGACCGCCGGCGCGCCGATTCATGTACTGCTTATTGTAGCTTCCGCGCTGATTCTGGGGTGGAAGGGTGGGAGAAAGCACGCCACCTCTCTTTTTCTTCTCCTAGCCGTAGTAACTGGATTTCTGCTGTTCAGCTTCTACCTGCGATGGCAACCCTGGCATTCCAGATTATGGGTTCCACTGTTCGTGGTGGGAGCAGGCGCAGTTGGTGTCGCGTTCGAATCAATCCTAGCTCCTGTCATTCGAGCGGGCATCATCGTGTCAATGATGTTGGGCGTCCTGCCTGCGCTTGTGCTCAATCCTCCCCGGCCTCTGGTGTTGCGGCAGCCCATCTACGCGATTCCCAGGGAACGGCAATACTTTGCCGAGGACTACCGGCCGTACACGACATATCGGGACGCTGCCGACCATCTGGCGAGTGCGGGCTGTTACGATATCGCAGTGTGGATGCGCGGAGACGGCGCGGAGTATCAGCTTTGGGCGGTATTGCAGACGCGCGCTGCGCGTGTCGGCAGGCAGACCCGCATCCGCCATTTTCTGGTACGCAACGAATCGAGGAAACTGGTGGGAAGGCTTTCG contains:
- a CDS encoding glycosyltransferase family 2 protein, which translates into the protein MAPAQTLMADPVQPVISLVVPFYNEELVIDEFRSCIVPVLEATNELFEVICVNDGSHDRTAEMLDAICAEDPRFKAAHFSRNFGHQAAVTAGLHIARGRCAIVLDADLQDPPELIRSLLAKWREGFDIVYAQRRARAGEGRMKRGTAFLFYRTLAKLTEIEIPVDTGDFCLIDRRVIDILNAMPEHNRYIRGLRAWVGFRQAAVEFDRRERYAGESKYPLRRMVRLALDGVFSLSWAPLRMAIWLGLLLAATSLIVAIVLLVRKMTGTYETAGWASMIAIVLFLGGVQLVCIGAVGEYIGRIYDEVKQRPLYIIARTSGL
- a CDS encoding glycosyltransferase family 39 protein; the encoded protein is MVILPLAALVALILGQRTASGSMREAILRGSVLWGFALVLLTEVLSVMTLLTSWSVAAGWAAVLTVALIWMRRRSTSTTTATVAWRVWRDDAGALSLAQILAIIVVAVVTLALALLAAPATEDSMVYHLPRVMHWIQDRSVAPYPTHIARQLWPSPGGSFVALHGQLLTGSDRSVPVVQWLAFIGDIVLASLVAKELGAKRKGQLFAAFFFALLPPAVAQASGAQVELIAAFWFGSAVVLGLQMMNDREETRSWLSVFLLGAAIGLAILTKTTAFIFLAPFVLWYLATAIRRGPGRAIGSWVVAGFVALALNAPHAVRNLATYDNPLGRRGGYGLVNSEFFPAGFISNVVRNTSLHFGTRSPRANLAVYSSVIGVHRLLGVSADDPRTTFPGLRYKPVRMEYAEQTAGAPIHVLLIVASALILGWKGGRKHATSLFLLLAVVTGFLLFSFYLRWQPWHSRLWVPLFVVGAGAVGVAFESILAPVIRAGIIVSMMLGVLPALVLNPPRPLVLRQPIYAIPRERQYFAEDYRPYTTYRDAADHLASAGCYDIAVWMRGDGAEYQLWAVLQTRAARVGRQTRIRHFLVRNESRKLVGRLSGDNFRPCAVVYIHPDVPLSALPVPARFNLVWERNFFRIYSAPADVR